One Glycine max cultivar Williams 82 chromosome 4, Glycine_max_v4.0, whole genome shotgun sequence DNA segment encodes these proteins:
- the LOC100810756 gene encoding uncharacterized protein, with translation MPAVKMKAKAIATCKKDGSYPHVSQNSNKISKSTVVRVTNELVNLAISSQTSQNDFCKNEEYSMDLDNKGDMGQPSLSFNGCTDSMEQTDISFNGCTDSVVARDSLSSSLSPDSEAILPYNGLNYAHCQQFETVNREQFTWEPQLDDNFFSTFQMFDLDSAYETGFPIDGLTLFDDSQSYYNLSDLLFPGTNFTIHGTEENMEYPTLKETIGAADFTFGGSSIGFQQTSDSSWVNHLMCHQAIPFTEELSVISSEISSDRVDYWDQETFIKGVLELADDANSLPALLINETSKRKKVTLVLDLDETLIHSSMGQCDGAADFTFKMITDRELTVYVRKRPFLQEFLVKVSEMFEIIIFTASKRMYAETLLDVLDPDKKFFSRRVYRESCTWKDRRCVKDLTVLGIDLAKVCIIDNTPEVFRFQVNNGIPIKSWFDDPTDSALMSLLPFLEKLVDVDDVRPLIAEKFGART, from the exons ATGCCTGCTGTTAAAATGAAGGCTAAGGCAATTGCAACCTGCAAAAAAGATGGGAGCTATCCTCATGTGTCTcagaattcaaataaaatatctaaatcCACCGTTGTTAGAGTAACTAATGAATTGGTAAATTTAGCTATCTCCAGCCAAACATCTCAAAATG ATTTTTGCAAAAATGAAGAATATTCTATGGATCTTGACAATAAAGGAGACATGGGCCAGCCCTCTCTTTCATTCAATGGATGTACAGATTCAATGGAGCAGACTGATATTTCATTCAATGGATGTACAGATTCAGTAGTAGCAAGG GATTCTTTGTCATCTTCTCTTTCCCCAGATTCAGAAGCAATTTTGCCTTATAATGGGCTTAATTATGCCCATTGTCAGCAATTTGAAACAG TTAATAGGGAACAGTTCACATGGGAACCTCAGCTGGATGACAATTTCTTCAgcactttccaaatgtttgacCTTGACTCTGCATATGAAACTGGGTTTCCCATTGATGGGCTAACTTTATTTGATGACAGCCAAAGCTATTATAACCTTTCTGATCTTCTATTTCCTGGGACAAATTTTACCATCCATGGCACTGAGGAAAATATGGAGTATCCCACTCTCAAGGAGACAATAGGAGCAGCAGATTTTACTTTTGGAGGATCCTCTATAGGGTTTCAACAGACGTCTGATTCTTCATGGGTTAATCATCTCATGTGCCATCAGGCCATTCCATTCACTGAAGAACTTTCTGTCATCTCCAGTGAGATTTCTTCAGACAGAGTAGATTATTGGGATCAAGAGACATTCATTAAGGGGGTTTTAGAGTTAGCAGATGATGCTAACTCATTGCCTGCATTACTCATCAATGAAACAAGCAAAAGGAAGAAGGTTACCCTTGTCCTTGATTTGGATG AAACGCTGATCCATTCTTCCATGGGGCAATGCGATGGTGCGGCTGACTTCACATTTAAGATGATCACAGACAGGGAGTTGACTGTATATGTACGAAAGAGGCCCTTTCTCCAAGAATTTTTGGTGAAAGTATCGGAGATGTTTGAAATCATCATTTTCACAGCTAGTAAACGCATGTATGCTGAAACATTGCTTGATGTTCTTGATCCtgataaaaagtttttttctcGACGAGTGTACCGAGAATCATGCACCTGGAAAGATCGCCGCTGCGTCAAGGATTTGACAGTTCTTGGAATTGACCTGGCAAAAGTATGCATAATCGACAACACTCCAGAG GTATTCAGGTTTCAAGTTAACAATGGGATTCCTATCAAAAGTTGGTTTGACGACCCCACTGACTCTGCTTTGATGTCTTTGCTCCCCTTTCTTGAGAAACTGGTTGATGTGGATGATGTTCGCCCCCTTATTGCAGAGAAATTTGGGGCAAGGACTTAA